A genome region from Melospiza melodia melodia isolate bMelMel2 chromosome 26, bMelMel2.pri, whole genome shotgun sequence includes the following:
- the RAP1GAP gene encoding rap1 GTPase-activating protein 1: protein MAQQRHAIPPPLKTEEDYIPYPSVHEVLGREGPFPLILLPQFGGYWIEGTNHQLSGAPDSPPTPVPGTRAKLEGNHTAKIYRKHFLGKEHFNYYSLDPALGHLVFSLKYDEQEQLHLLLRTRARTLHDVVPISCLAEFPNVVQMAKLVCEDVNVDRFYPVLYPKASRLILAFDEHVLSNHFKFGVIYQKLGQTSEEELFGTTEESPAFAEFLDVLGQRVQLRDFKGFRGGLDVTHGQTGSESVYCHFRDKEIMFHVSTKLPYTEGDAQQLQRKRHIGNDIVAIVFQDENTPFVPDMIASNFLHAFVVVQLEQGGAQGTFYKVSVTARDDVPFFGPPLPDPAVFRKGPEFQEFLLTKLINAEYACYRAEKFAKLEERTRAALLETLHEELQARSQAMLGLSPDDERPDNGGTAPGFFESFKSLLVPGSRRGRRGSAIGLGSVEEALLVPGKSPSRRRPGPLGSRRSSAIGIESIQEAPAGRDGPAAADGSSSTHSSPESRRNPDRAEKPEPPDFSRSSSSASSFGSAAEEPGEPGRESRSPSGSHRDAFTDTPWPDEPPGTPPGRRPPDSPCPEIKIQLEQPSQNPGS from the exons ATGGCCCAGCAGCGCCATGCCATCCCCCCGCCTCTCAAG ACGGAGGAGGATTACATCCCCTACCCCAGCGTGCACGAG GTGCTGGGCCGGGAGGGGCCGTTCCCCCTCATCCTCCTGCCGCAGTTCGGGGGTTACTGGATTGAGGGCACCAACCACCAGCTGAGCGGGGCCCCCGACTCGCCCCCCACGCCCGTGCCCGGCACCCGGGCAAAGCTGGAGGGCAACCACACGGCCAAGATCTACCGCAAGCACTTCCTGGGCAAG GAGCACTTCAACTACTACTCCCTGGACCCGGCGCTGGGACACCTGGTGTTCTCGCTCAAGTACgatgagcaggagcagctccacctGCTGCTGCG CACCCGTGCCCGCACCCTGCACGACGTGGTGCCCATCTCCTGCCTGGCCGAGTTCCCCAACGTGGTGCAGATGGCCAAG CTGGTGTGCGAGGACGTCAACGTGGATCGCTTCTACCCCGTGCTCTATCCCAAG GCATCCCGCCTCATCCTCGCCTTCGATGAGCACGTGCTCAGCAACCACTTCAAATTCGGGGTCATCTACCAAAAACTGGGGCAG ACCTCCGAGGAGGAGCTTTTCGGCACCACGGAGGAGAGCCCGGCCTTCGCCGAATTCCTGGACGTGCTGGGTCAGCGGGTGCAGCTGCGGGACTTCAAGGG GTTCCGAGGGGGGCTGGATGTGACCCACGGACAGACGGGCAGCGAGTCGGTCTATTGCCACTTCCGTGACAAGGAGATCATGTTCCACGTCTCCACCAAGCTGCCCTACACCGAGGGGGACGCCCAGCAG ctgcagcGGAAGCGCCACATCGGCAACGACATCGTGGCCATCGTCTTCCAGGACGAGAACACCCCGTTCGTCCCCGACATGATCGCCTCCAACTTCCTGCACGCCTTCGTGGtggtgcagctggagcagggcggCGCCCAGGGCACCTTCTACAAG GTCTCCGTCACCGCCCGTGACGATGTGCCCTTCTTCGGCCCGCCGCTGCCCGACCCCGCTGTCTTCAGGAAG GGCCCCGAGTTCCAGGAGTTCCTGCTGACCAAGCTCATCAACGCCGAGTACGCCTGCTACCGCGCCGAGAAGTTCGCCAAGCTGGAG GAGCGGACGCGGGCGGCGCTGCTGGAGACGCTGCACGAGGAGCTGCAGGCGCGCAGCCAGGCCATGCTGGGGCTCAGCCCCGACGATGAGCGCCCCGACAACGGCGGCACCGCCCCGGGCTTCTTCGAGTCCTTCAAG TCGCTGCTGGTGCCCGGGAGCCGCCGGGGACGCCGCGGCAGCGCCATCGGGCTGGGCTCGGTGGAAGAG GCGCTGCTGGTGCCCGGGAAGAGCCCGTCACGGCGGCGGCCCGGCCCCCTCGGCTCCCGCCGCTCCAGCGCCATCGGCATCGAGAGCATCCAGGAGGCGCCGGCCGGCAG GGACGGCCCCGCAGCCGCCGACGGCTCCAGCTCCACACACAGCTCCCCCGAGAGCCGCCGGAACCCCGACAG GGCCGAGAAGCCGGAGCCGCCGGATTTCTCCCGCTCCTCCTCCAGCGCCAGCAGCTTCGGCAGCGCCGCGGAGGAGCCCGGCGAGCCGGGACGG GAGAGCCGCTCGCCCTCGGGGAGCCACCGCGACGCCTTCACGGACACCCCCTGGCCGGAtgagccccccgggacccccccag GCCGCCGCCCGCCTGACTCCCCCTGCCCTGAGATCAAaatccagctggagcagccctcCCAGAACCCG GGCTCATAG